The Geobacillus stearothermophilus ATCC 12980 genome contains a region encoding:
- a CDS encoding immune inhibitor A domain-containing protein yields MKKRSITSLVAALSLGMGLWAVPAATPQAANSGAPLAARHGGPVDLAVANEEKLAEMLKKSGKLRADATPAEAEAAVRAYLKQKAAHTSKEKGELHEYEAKRADVLREKGQKNSILNGKGKKLGQTKKDSVPSVKPEAWNGGKRVDRVLVLLIEYPDFPHNRIQPNETDMYYKDYTREHYEDMIFGGDDGYYAGPNGEKLISVKKYYEEQSGGSYSIEGKVAGWYQAKYPAKYYGGNVPTPDGNDANPRALVREALAAAAKDPSINLREFDREDRYDLDGDGNYREPDGLIDHLMIIHSSVGEEAGGGSLGGDAIWSHRWNLGSVYRIPNTTTDVPYWRGQLAAYDYTIEPADGAAGVFAHEYGHDLGLPDEYDTIYSGLGEPIAYWSIMSSGSWAGRIPGTEPTGFSAWAKQFLQSTMPGSNWLSGTTVEWNEVTPNGVEVVLDEANTKGTNNDAVRINLPDKETIITTPPSGAYAYFSGSGNNLDHTMATTIDLTKASKATLAFDTWYAIEKDWDYGAVEVKPHGSNEWTTIQGNITTTDNPYRQNPGNGITGTSNGWVKAEFDLSAYAGQTIDLRFHYITDAAVSEAGWYIDNIQVTADGTTALADDAEGDSAFAVEGFEKSDGKRYSDHYYLLEWRNHRGVDEGLAHILRGDRLLSYDPGLVVWYVDEGYDNNWTGVHPGEGFLGVVDADQHTLKWSGNTTASTLYQVHDAAFSLQKGAPFRVAINGSQLIDNDTAPTPAFDDSRSYDNKGAEDAGRNVPNYGLKIRVIGESADRTAARVLIHR; encoded by the coding sequence TTGAAGAAACGGTCGATCACATCACTTGTTGCTGCGCTGTCGCTTGGAATGGGCCTATGGGCAGTGCCGGCGGCTACCCCGCAGGCCGCCAATTCGGGAGCACCTTTGGCAGCCAGGCACGGCGGTCCGGTCGATTTGGCGGTGGCGAATGAAGAGAAGCTGGCGGAGATGTTGAAAAAAAGCGGCAAGCTTCGCGCTGACGCCACCCCAGCTGAGGCGGAAGCAGCGGTGCGCGCCTATTTAAAACAAAAGGCGGCCCACACTTCGAAAGAAAAAGGAGAATTGCACGAATACGAGGCAAAGCGGGCTGATGTGCTGCGCGAGAAGGGGCAGAAAAACAGTATTTTGAATGGGAAAGGAAAAAAGCTTGGCCAGACGAAAAAAGATTCCGTTCCGTCTGTCAAGCCAGAGGCATGGAACGGTGGCAAGCGGGTGGACCGCGTGCTCGTTTTGCTCATTGAATACCCGGATTTTCCGCACAACCGCATTCAACCGAATGAGACGGATATGTATTATAAAGATTATACCCGTGAACATTATGAAGACATGATTTTCGGCGGGGATGACGGCTATTACGCAGGACCGAACGGAGAAAAACTCATCTCGGTGAAAAAGTATTATGAAGAGCAATCAGGCGGCAGCTATTCGATCGAAGGAAAAGTGGCGGGCTGGTATCAGGCGAAGTATCCGGCTAAATACTATGGCGGCAACGTGCCGACCCCGGATGGCAATGACGCCAATCCGCGGGCGCTTGTGCGCGAGGCGCTGGCGGCGGCTGCGAAAGACCCGAGCATCAATTTGCGCGAGTTTGACCGAGAGGATCGGTATGATTTGGATGGCGACGGCAACTACCGCGAGCCGGACGGCTTGATCGATCATTTGATGATCATCCACTCGAGCGTCGGTGAAGAGGCGGGCGGCGGTTCGCTCGGCGGCGACGCGATTTGGTCGCACCGCTGGAATTTAGGATCGGTCTATCGCATCCCGAACACAACAACCGATGTGCCGTATTGGCGCGGCCAGCTGGCGGCGTACGACTACACAATCGAACCGGCCGATGGGGCGGCAGGGGTGTTTGCCCATGAATACGGCCACGATTTAGGGCTGCCGGATGAATATGATACGATTTACTCCGGCTTGGGCGAGCCCATTGCCTATTGGTCGATTATGTCCAGCGGGAGTTGGGCGGGGCGCATTCCGGGCACGGAGCCGACCGGCTTCAGCGCCTGGGCGAAACAGTTTTTGCAGTCGACCATGCCCGGCAGCAACTGGCTGAGCGGAACGACCGTTGAGTGGAACGAAGTAACGCCAAACGGTGTTGAAGTCGTGCTCGATGAAGCGAACACGAAAGGGACGAACAACGATGCCGTGCGCATCAACTTGCCGGACAAAGAAACGATCATCACGACCCCGCCAAGCGGTGCGTACGCCTATTTCTCTGGAAGCGGAAACAACTTAGATCATACGATGGCAACGACGATCGATTTGACGAAAGCGTCCAAGGCGACGCTGGCATTTGATACATGGTATGCGATTGAGAAAGACTGGGATTATGGGGCGGTAGAAGTAAAACCGCATGGCAGCAACGAATGGACAACAATTCAAGGAAACATTACAACGACCGACAATCCGTACAGGCAAAACCCTGGCAACGGCATTACCGGTACGTCAAACGGCTGGGTGAAGGCGGAATTTGACTTGTCGGCCTATGCAGGACAAACGATTGACCTCCGTTTCCATTACATCACTGATGCGGCGGTGTCGGAAGCCGGCTGGTATATTGACAACATCCAAGTGACAGCTGATGGGACAACCGCGCTTGCCGACGACGCCGAAGGGGACAGCGCCTTTGCGGTGGAAGGCTTTGAAAAGAGCGATGGCAAGCGGTATTCGGATCATTACTATTTGTTGGAATGGCGCAACCACCGCGGCGTCGATGAAGGGCTCGCCCATATTTTGCGCGGCGACCGGCTTCTTTCGTACGATCCAGGGCTTGTCGTCTGGTATGTGGATGAAGGCTATGACAACAACTGGACGGGCGTCCATCCGGGCGAAGGGTTTCTTGGCGTTGTGGATGCCGACCAGCATACGTTGAAATGGTCGGGCAATACGACAGCGTCGACTCTCTATCAAGTGCACGATGCGGCGTTCAGCCTGCAAAAAGGAGCCCCATTCCGCGTGGCAATCAATGGCTCACAGCTGATCGACAACGACACAGCGCCGACGCCGGCGTTTGACGACAGCCGGTCGTATGACAATAAAGGGGCGGAAGACGCCGGGCGGAACGTGCCCAACTATGGCCTAAAAATCCGCGTCATCGGTGAAAGCGCTGACCGCACGGCAGCGCGTGTGTTGATCCACCGCTGA
- a CDS encoding ATP-binding protein encodes MLNIFKDFLLNLFFILLPVFLVPLWTEQEKGPKRLRLYLPTACYAIVIVLCITLPVGTESNFIFDLQQIPLWLGGLYGGAGAATVLAFTAIAYRSLFGGAGVFVTVVVSIAIAATSSLLTKRFVELPTKQRTLFAASLSFGSGLLTVAIAEWMAAAVSPPPSVALIFLFVQPISMLIVCSFQEMVHHNIALRKRVIRAEKMEAVTHLAASISHEIRNPLTAARGFIQLIEEQPLAADKRRQYARIAIEELDRAEAIITDYLTFAKPAPEMPEKLNVKLEVKRAIDIIRPLANMSCVDIQATLAPFSVIGEREKFRQCLLNVMKNAIEAMPNGGTLQVYVSIDNGRVLIRIADTGVGMTKEQLERLGEPYFTTKGVKGTGLGMMVVYRIVESMNGTIRIESEIHKGTTVSIYLPLAPSPSLSTISDKEKQLFAVL; translated from the coding sequence ATGCTGAATATTTTCAAAGACTTTTTGCTGAACTTGTTTTTTATTCTCCTGCCGGTGTTTCTTGTCCCGCTATGGACGGAGCAAGAAAAAGGGCCAAAGCGCCTCCGCCTGTATTTGCCGACCGCTTGTTACGCCATTGTAATCGTCCTATGCATCACTCTTCCGGTCGGAACAGAGAGCAATTTCATCTTCGACTTGCAGCAAATTCCTCTGTGGCTTGGCGGTTTGTACGGCGGAGCGGGGGCGGCGACGGTTTTAGCGTTTACGGCGATCGCCTACCGCTCGCTGTTCGGCGGAGCTGGCGTCTTCGTCACCGTCGTCGTTTCCATCGCCATCGCTGCAACAAGCAGTTTATTGACAAAACGGTTTGTCGAGCTGCCAACCAAACAGCGCACGCTGTTCGCTGCATCGCTCAGCTTCGGCTCTGGCCTATTGACCGTCGCCATAGCGGAGTGGATGGCTGCTGCGGTTTCTCCTCCGCCTTCCGTTGCGCTTATCTTTTTGTTTGTACAGCCCATCAGCATGCTCATCGTTTGTTCGTTTCAGGAAATGGTGCACCATAACATCGCGCTGCGCAAACGAGTGATTCGCGCCGAGAAAATGGAAGCCGTCACCCATTTAGCTGCTTCCATCTCTCATGAAATACGCAATCCACTCACCGCGGCGCGTGGGTTTATCCAACTGATCGAAGAGCAGCCGCTCGCTGCCGACAAACGACGCCAGTATGCGCGCATCGCCATTGAGGAGCTTGACCGAGCTGAAGCGATCATCACCGATTACTTGACGTTTGCCAAGCCGGCCCCGGAGATGCCGGAAAAGCTGAACGTCAAACTGGAAGTGAAGCGGGCCATCGACATCATCCGTCCGCTCGCCAATATGAGCTGCGTCGATATTCAAGCGACGCTTGCCCCATTTTCCGTCATCGGTGAGCGCGAAAAATTCCGTCAATGTTTGCTCAACGTAATGAAAAACGCCATCGAAGCGATGCCTAACGGCGGGACGTTGCAAGTATACGTCTCCATTGACAACGGACGTGTGCTCATCCGCATCGCTGATACCGGCGTTGGTATGACGAAAGAACAGCTCGAACGGCTTGGCGAACCGTATTTTACGACGAAAGGCGTCAAAGGCACGGGGCTCGGAATGATGGTCGTCTATCGCATTGTCGAATCAATGAACGGAACAATTCGAATTGAAAGCGAAATACATAAAGGAACGACGGTATCGATTTATTTGCCGCTCGCTCCGTCCCCATCCCTATCCACGATTTCCGATAAAGAAAAGCAGTTGTTTGCCGTCTTGTAA